Proteins encoded in a region of the Quercus lobata isolate SW786 chromosome 8, ValleyOak3.0 Primary Assembly, whole genome shotgun sequence genome:
- the LOC115958112 gene encoding zinc finger BED domain-containing protein RICESLEEPER 1-like — MEISNDLAVKKPKRLTSVVWNHFERVRKADICYAVCIHCNKRLSGSSNSGTTHLRNHLMRCLKRSSTIDVSQLLAAKRRKKDTTVSLANISFDEGQRKDDYIKPTILKFDQEQKKDEIFNLGSGRFDQERSRIDLARMIIVHGYPLAMVDHVGFKVFVKNLQPLFEVVPNSSVEQACMEIYGKEKLKVYETINKLHGRINLSVEMWSSPENVEYLCLTAHYIDEDWKLQKKILSFVTLDSSHTEDMLSEVINKCLMDWDVDRKLFALTFDNCSTDDDIVIRIKEQISHKRPLLSTGQLYDVRSAAHVLNSIVQDAMEALREVTQKIRASVKYVKSSQVTQGKFNEISQEVGINSEKNLLFDCPIQWNSTYLMLETALEYRGAFSLLPEHDPDYISALSDTEWEWASSVTGYLKLFLEITNVFSGNKFPTANMYFPEVCDVHIQLIEWCKSPDNFLSSMAVKMKAKFDKYWSKCSLALAVAAILDPRFKMKLVEYYYSQIYGSTALDRIKEVSDGIKELFNAYSICSTLVDQGSALPGSSLPSTSNDTRDRLRGFDKFLHETSQSQNAISDLDKYLEEPVFPRNCDFNILNWWKVHMPRYPILSMMARDVLGTPMSTVAPESAFNIGGRVLDHCRSSLDANTRQALICTQDWLRMEPGDVNSSSSLSPLPLLIEPS, encoded by the exons ATGGAAATATCAAATGATTTAGCTGTGAAGAAACCAAAGAGGTTGACATCTGTTGTTTGGAATCACTTTGAGAGGGTCAGAAAGGCTGACATTTGTTATGCTGTTTGTATACATTGTAACAAGAGACTTAGTGGATCAAGTAATAGTGGAACGACACATCTAAGAAACCACTTGATGCGATGTCTAAAAAGATCATCAACTATTGATGTGTCTCAACTACTTGCAgcaaagagaaggaaaaaagataCGACTGTGAGCCTTGCAAATATCAGTTTTGATGAAGGACAGAGAAAAGATGACTATATTAAgccaacaattttgaaatttgatcaGGAACAGAAAAAGGATGAAATTTTTAACCTTGGAAGTGGTAGGTTTGACCAAGAGAGGAGTCGGATTGATCTTGCTCGCATGATTATAGTACATGGTTACCCATTGGCCATGGTTGACCATGTTGGATTCAAAGTATTTGTCAAGAATCTTCAGCCATTGTTTGAGGTTGTGCCAAATAGTTCTGTTGAGCAAGCTTGTATGGAAATTTATGGGAAAGAGAAACTGAAAGTGTATGAGACTATAAATAAATTGCATGGCAGAATTAACCTTTCCGTTGAAATGTGGTCTTCACCAGAAAATGTTGAGTACTTGTGTTTGACAGCACATTATATTGATGAGGATTGGAAACTGCAGAAAAAGATTCTGAGTTTTGTCACACTTGATTCTTCTCATACTGAAGACATGCTTTCTGAAGTGATTAATAAGTGCCTGATGGACTGGGATGTTGACCGTAAGTTGTTTGCCTTGACATTTGATAATTGTTCCACGGATGATGACATCGTCATAAGAATTAAAGAACAAATCTCTCATAAAAGGCCTCTTTTGAGTACTGGTCAGTTGTATGATGTGCGATCTGCTGCACACGTTCTAAACTCAATTGTTCAAGATGCTATGGAAGCATTGCGAGAGGTGACCCAAAAGATTAGAGCAAGTGTCAAATATGTTAAAAGTTCACAGGTAACACAAGGAAAGTTTAATGAGATTTCACAAGAAGTTGGAATCAACAGTGAGAAAAACTTGCTTTTCGATTGTCCAATTCAATGGAACTCAACATATCTCATGCTTGAAACGGCCTTAGAATACAGGGGTGCATTTTCTCTCTTGCCAGAGCACGATCCTGACTACATATCAGCTCTATCTGATACAGAGTGGGAATGGGCTAGTTCTGTTACTGGTTACTTAAAACTTTTTCTTGAAATCACTAATGTATTTTCTGGCAACAAATTCCCAACTGCGAATATGTATTTTCCTGAGGTATGTGATGTTCACATCCAATTGATAGAATGGTGCAAGAGCCCAGATAATTTTCTTAGTTCCATGGCAGTGAAGATGAAGGCCAAGTTTGATAAATATTGGAGCAAGTGCAGTTTGGCTTTGGCAGTAGCAGCAATCTTAGATCCTCGATTCAAAATGAAGTTAGTTGAATATTACTATTCTCAGATTTATGGTAGTACTGCTTTGGATCGTATCAAGGAAGTTTCTGATGGTATAAAGGAACTTTTCAATGCATACTCTATCTGCTCAACATTGGTTGATCAAGGTTCAGCTTTGCCTGGTAGCAGCTTACCTAGTACTAGTAATGACACTAGAGATAGACTAAGGGGTTTCGACAAATTTCTTCATGAGACTTCTCAGAGTCAAAATGCAATATCGGACTTGGATAAATATTTAGAGGAACCAGTATTTCCTCGTAATTGTGATTTCAACATATTGAATTGGTGGAAAGTTCATATGCCAAGGTACCCTATCCTGTCCATGATGGCACGTGATGTTCTTGGAACTCCTATGTCGACTGTGGCACCTGAGTCGGCATTTAACATTGGAGGTAGAGTGCTTGATCATTGTAGAAGTTCGTTGGATGCAAATACTCGACAGGCTTTGATATGCACACAAGATTGGTTGCGGATGGAACCAGGGG ATGTCAATTCATCCTCAAGCCTTTCTCCCCTACCGCTTCTCATTGAACCAAGTTAA